A window of bacterium genomic DNA:
TTGCAAAAAACTCGGTTGGCAAGCATATTAAAAAAATTTTAGCGCTTCTAAAGGGCGACAAGGAGCTTCCTCCGGATGAATGGCCGGCTAGAAGAATGTTGAAAAGCGGAAAGAGCGTATCGGTCACCATTAAAGATAATATTTATTATAAGAGTGTTTCCGGAAGGGTGTTTCCGGTAGAAATTACCACTGCTCCTTTTGTCAGAGAGGGGATTATCGGCGCGATTGTTGTTTTCAGGGATGTCAGCGAGTTAAAAACTGCCGAAGAAGATCGCGAATTTGCCCGCATTAATTTGGAAAGCGCTTTAAAAAGCGTTTATGTTGAACGCGACATCGCACAAGAGCAAAAAAACAGGCTGGAAACGATCCTTGATAGCATTGGAGACGCTGTGTTCGCGATAGACGAAGAAAAAAAGATCATTATTTTCAACCCGGCGGCGGAAGCGCTTACCGGTTTTAAATTTACCAAATTGCGCGGGGTTGTTTATAATAAATATTTGAAATTCTTAGACGAGGTTACCAAAAAAGAAAAAACAAAACATATTGACAGGGCGCTAAAAGGAGATGTTGTTGTCGCGGACAGGCATTTTGTTTTAATGATTAAAAGAAGGAGTTTGATTTATATCGAAGAGCGCATTACGTCAATCAAGAACCGGCAGGGAAAAATTATGGGCTGTATCGTGGTTTTTCGCGATATTACCGCTAAAAGAAAACTGGAAATGATGCGTTCCGATTTTATTTCTATCGCTTCCCACCAATTAAGAACTCCGCTTTCCGCGACAAAATGGTTTTTGGAAATTTTGGTTAACGGCGACGTGGGCGCTCTTAAAAAGAAACAATTGGATATAGTAAAAGAAACGTATGTTAATAATCAGAGCATGATCAATTTGGTGAACACGATGCTTAGCATGTCCCGCATCGAAAGCAAACAGCTGATTATTAATTTAGAAAAGATAAAAATAGAAGATACTGTCGAAAAAATTTTGAGCGAGCTTAAGCCGCTGCTGGAAAAAAAAGACCAAGAAATAAAGTTTTTGGGGATGGAGGACAAGCAACTTGAGATAGAAACAGACAAAGTTTTACTTAAAAATATTATTGATAATTTGGTTATTAATTCGTCAAAATATAGTCCCAGCGGCGCGGACATAATCGTTAAAATAGTAAAGAAAAATTCCAGTTTATTATTATTTTCAGTGGCTGATAAAGGAATAGGAATACCTAAGGCGGAGCAGTACAAGATTTTCAAAAAGTTTTCCCGCGCTAATAATGCCGTGTCTTATAATGCCAGCGGCACAGGCTTGGGACTGTATATCGTGAAGTCGATTTTAGACGTGTTTGGGGGTAAAATATGGTTTAAATCAAGCGAAAATAAGGGATCGGTATTCTATTTTTTCTTGCCAATAAGTAAAGGATATTGTAAAATATAAGATATGCGGCGGCATAAGCAATAATTTTTTAAAAAAGCGATATGAAAAAAGAAAAAACAAAAATTCTAATTATTGAAGATGATAGTTTTTTGATCAAAGCTTATCAGATAAAATTCGAGAGATCGGGCTATGATGTTTTGGTGGCGCTGGATGGAGACGAAGGATTTAAGATGGCTAAAAAAGAAATGCCTAAATTGATCGTTTTGGACCTGATGCTGCCGAAAATGAACGGGTTTGAATTTTTAAAAAAGATCAAGAGCGACGAAAGCATGAAAGGCATTCCCGTAGTGGCGCTTTCCAATCTTGGGCAGAGATCGGATCAGGAAAAAGCGTTTTCTTTGGGAGCGGTTGAATATTTTATTAAAACAGAGTATACATTGGAAGAGATCATTAATAAGATCAGCAAGTATATAAAATAGTTTGCTGTTTCACGATCCGCCGGCTGGCGGATAAAATTCTAATGTTAAAATATTAATTAAAAGGAGGTGAAAGAATGAAAACGAGCAAAAATCTAACGAAAGGTTTTACACTACTTGAGCTTTTGATCGTGATCGCGATTTTGGCGATTTTGTCAGTCACCCTGGTGT
This region includes:
- a CDS encoding ATP-binding protein — translated: MRLNLFFKLFLPIVAAFVIFIAAVFLAVSSDIKNDNIAVLIIFGGLFLLLAMLALFLDFFVIKPINATREAISKIRQGDFKQRVMIKADDEIGYMIKVFNEMMDSIQNSDKKIKEERQELQAILFSMGEGLLVLDKDLNIILLNKTAEKLLNVVAKNSVGKHIKKILALLKGDKELPPDEWPARRMLKSGKSVSVTIKDNIYYKSVSGRVFPVEITTAPFVREGIIGAIVVFRDVSELKTAEEDREFARINLESALKSVYVERDIAQEQKNRLETILDSIGDAVFAIDEEKKIIIFNPAAEALTGFKFTKLRGVVYNKYLKFLDEVTKKEKTKHIDRALKGDVVVADRHFVLMIKRRSLIYIEERITSIKNRQGKIMGCIVVFRDITAKRKLEMMRSDFISIASHQLRTPLSATKWFLEILVNGDVGALKKKQLDIVKETYVNNQSMINLVNTMLSMSRIESKQLIINLEKIKIEDTVEKILSELKPLLEKKDQEIKFLGMEDKQLEIETDKVLLKNIIDNLVINSSKYSPSGADIIVKIVKKNSSLLLFSVADKGIGIPKAEQYKIFKKFSRANNAVSYNASGTGLGLYIVKSILDVFGGKIWFKSSENKGSVFYFFLPISKGYCKI
- a CDS encoding response regulator, which codes for MKKEKTKILIIEDDSFLIKAYQIKFERSGYDVLVALDGDEGFKMAKKEMPKLIVLDLMLPKMNGFEFLKKIKSDESMKGIPVVALSNLGQRSDQEKAFSLGAVEYFIKTEYTLEEIINKISKYIK